In the genome of Deltaproteobacteria bacterium CG2_30_66_27, the window TTCATAAATACGGTGACGCACCGAGAGGGTCGATGCGCCGCATCCGGCAAGGCGACGCGACCGAGGCGTACTGGGCAAGTACGGTGAGGGAGGGCAACGCCGCCGGGGCGGATGCAGCGGCACTCGAATGCCACCGTATTTATGAATTGAAGTACTAAGGCTCCGGCGGAGTCGCCGCAGGAGGGGGGGCGCAGTGAGGTAAAGGGATGCCGTGCAGGTTCATCGCACGGCGAGCCACGAACGGAGCCCCGCCCTCCGAGGCGACGCAGCCGGAGAGGGAGTCCCGGTGACGCCCGCCGGGTGGGGTATACTCCCTTCTAGGCCCACAACCCACGATACAAGGGGGAGTTCCATGCCGTTCTTCATCCGGATGGCCGCGAACGCCGTCGCGATCCTGCTGATCAGTTACCTGCTGCCGCAGGTCGTCGCCGTCGACGGGGTCATGGCGGCGCTGGCCGCCGCTTTCGTGCTGGGGCTCGTGAACGCCGTCGTCCGGCCCCTCTTCGTGCTGCTGACCCTTCCCGTCACGGTGGTGACGCTGGGGCTCTTTCTCCTTGTGATCAACGGGCTGCTCCTGGGACTGGTCTCCTACATCGTCCCCGGCTTCGACGTGAACGGGTTCCTCGGGGCGGTGGTCGGCTCCATCCTCCTCTCCGTCGTCTCCTGGATCCTGACGAGGGTGGTCCAATGAGCGTCACCCTGACGTTCCTTGGCGCTGCGCGGGAGGTCACCGGCTCCTGCATCCTCGTGCAGACGGCGCGCAACCGGTTCCTCGTCGATTGCGGGATGTTCCAGGGGGGAGGGGAGAGCGACCGGAAAAACGCCCGCCGGATGCCGGTTCCTCCCGCGTCGGTCGACTTCGTCCTCTCCACCCACGCACACATCGATCACTCCGGCCTGCTGCCGAAACTCGTGCGGGACGGTTTTCGCGGTCCCATCCACTGCACCTCCGCCACCGCCGACCTCCTCGGGGTGATGCTTCCCGACTCCGGTCACATCCAGGAGAGGGAGGCGGAGTGGCAATCCCGGAGGCGGATGCGGGGAGGGAAAAGGGAGGTTCCCCCGCTGTACACGGAGGCCGACGCGATGGCCGTCCTCCCCGCGCTGCGCCCCGTTCCCTACGGGGAATCGTTCGCCCCCGGGCCGGGGGTCTCCGCCGCCTTCCTCGACGCGGGGCACATCCTCGGCTCGGCGATCGTCACCGTGACCGTCGCCGACGGGGGGAAGGAAAAGCAGCTGGTCTTCTCCGGCGACCTGGGCCACCGGGGGTTGCCGATCGTGCGCGACCCGGTCCCCGTCCGGCGGGCCGATGCCCTCGTCATCGAATCGACGTACGGCAACCGGGTCCACAAGGGGATGGAAGACACGGTGGAGGAGTTCGTCCGCGCCGTCGACGACACGCTCCACCGGAAGAAGGGGAACGTCGTCATCCCGTCGTTCGCGGTGGGACGGGCGCAGGACATCCTGTACCTCCTCACCGACCTGACGCGGAAGGGGCGCCTGTCGGGGATCACGTTGTACATCGATTCCCCGCTGGCCGCGGAGGCCACGCGGATCACCCTGCGCCACCCCGAGTGCTACGATGACGAGACGCGGGAGGTCTTCGCCTGGCGGGATGCGCATCCCGACGCCATGGAGGTCGTTCTGGTCAGGAACATGGAGGAGTCCCGCGCGTTGAACTCCCTGCGCGGGGGGGCGATCCTGATGGCGGGGAGCGGGATGTGCACCGCGGGAAGGATCAAGCACCACCTGAAGCACAACCTGTGGCGGAAGGAGTGCAGCGTCATCATCGTCGGGTTCCAGGCCCAGGGGACCCTCGGCCGGAAGATCGTCGACGGCGCGAAACGGGTGCGGGTCTTCGGGGAAGAGATCGCCGTGGCCGCGGACGTGTACACGATCGGCGGCCTGTCGGCGCACGCCGACCGGGACGACCTTCTCGCGTGGGCGGGGCGGTTCCAGGCCCCCCCCGGGGACGTCTTCGTGGCGCACGGCGAGGAGTCCGTCTCCGTCGAATTCGCCGGGACGCTGAAAGAGAAGCTCGGGTGGCTCGCGCAGGTCCCTTCGCCCGGCCAGCCTCTCGTCCTCCGGTGAACACCCACTTGCCAAGGCATCTCTCCGTTGTATTGTTCGCCTTCCTGCTGATGCTCCCCTGCGTTGCCCTCGCGGCCGATCCGCAGGATGCGATCCTGCAGCAGGTCGGGGTGGACGAGAATCTCGGCGCGACGATTCCGCGCGACCTTCCGTTCACCGACGCGTCCGGGAAGCCGGCCCGGCTGGCGGATTATCTGGGCGACGGCCCGGTACTCCTCACCCTCAACTACTACACCTGCCCGATGCTCTGCCCCCTGACGTTCCGGAGCCTCGCCGCCACGATGAAGCAGATGAAGGGATTTTCCCTGGCGCGGGACTACCGCGTCGTCACGGTGAGCATCGACCCGGACGAGATCCCGGAGATCGCACGCGCGAAGGCGAACGAGACGCACGCGCTGATGCCGGGCGTGGGGGAGCCGGACGCGCGGTGGCCGTTCCTGTACGGGGGCGCAGGATCGATTCGCCGGCTGACGGAAAGCGTCGGGTACCGCTACACGAAAGTCGGTTCGGAGTTCGCCCACCCGGCCGTGACGATCGTCCTTTCCCCCGGCGGCACGGTCTCCCGGTACCTGCACGGCGTGGAGATCGACCCCCGGGACCTGAAACTCGCCCTGATCGAGGCATCGAAAGGAAGGATCGGCGCATCTTCCGCCGGAAACGCGCTTCTAATGTACTGCTTCCGGTACGACCCGGTCGGGAAGAAGTACATGCTGTACGCCCGCAACGTCATGAAGGCGGCGGGCGCGGTCACCCTGATCCTGCTCGCGGGGCTTCTGGCCTTCCTTTGGTGGCGGAACAGGAGGACGGCGGACCCGCCGCGAAAAGGGGAGTGATGGACAACGTCCTCGCGTTCGGCGCGGCCTCCGCCCAGGCGGGCCGGGTCGACGCGCTCTTCGTGATGATCGCCGTCATCGGCGGCTTCTTCTTCTTCCTCACCCAGGGACTGCTGATCTATTTCGCCGTGAAGTACCGCCGTCGTGTCCCCGGTCGTGACAACGAGACCCCCGCCATCACGGGCAGCCCGACGCTCGAGTTCCTCTGGATCCTGATCCCCTCCCTGGTCGTCGTGGTCATCTTCTACTACGGCTGGCGCGTCTACACCGACCAGCGGATCCCCGTCGCCGGGGCGACGGAGGTGCACGTCAACGCGCGGCAGTGGATGTACGAGATCAAGTACCCCGACGGGCGGACGGCGATCAACGAGATCCGCGTACCGGCGGGCAAGCCGGTCAAGTTCCTCCTCTCCGCATCCGACGTCCTCCACGGGTTCTACCTGCCCGATTTCCGGGTGAAGATGGACATGATCCCCGGCAGGGTGACCACACTTTGGGTGCAACCGGACCGGCCGGGCAGCTATCAAATCTTCTGCACGGTCTACTGCGGGACCGGCCACTCGAACATGCTGGCCCGGTTGATCGTGATGCCCCAGGGCGAATACGCGGAATGGGTGGAACACGCCGGACGCGAGGGCGGCGAGGGCGGCGAGCACGAACCCCTTGCCGTCCGCGGCGAGCGGATCCTTACGGGCGCCGGTTGTCTCAACTGCCACGCCGTCGACGGGAAGGAGAAGATCGGCCCCAACTTCCGCGGTCTGTACGGATCGAAGGTCCCCCTCGAGGGGGGAATCAGCGTGACGGCGGACGAGGAGTACCTGCGGGAGTCGATCGTGGACCCGGGCGCGAAGGTCGTGAAGGGGTACCCTAACGTGATGCCGACCTTCAAGGCCTCGATACCGCCGGAGGACGTCAAAGCGGTCGTCGAGCACCTGAAGACGTTGAAGTGAGGCGGTGAGGGTGATGGAAGGCGTCGAACGTCCGGAAGCGGAAGGGAACGGCAGGGGGTACCTGGCGGAGCGCGGGTGGCGGTCCTGGGCGTTCACCCTCGACCACAAGCGGGTCGGGGCGATGTATCTCTGGACGACGATCTTCTTCTTCCTGGTCGGCGGCGTCTTCGCCCTGCTGCTGCGGCTGGAGCTGCTCTCCCCCCAGGCGAGGTATTTCAGCAACCACACGTACAACGTCTTCTTCACCCTCCACGGGTCGATGATGATCTTTCTCTTCATCATCCCGGCGATCCCCTCCGGGCTCGGAAACTTTTTCATTCCGCTCCAGCTCGGGGCCCGTGACGTCGCCTTCCCGCGGCTGAACCTGGCGAGCTACTGGGTCTTCGCCGCCGGGTTTCTCGTGGTCATCGGGTCGCTGGTGGCGCCGATGGACACCGGCTGGACCTTCTACACGCCGTACTCGGCGAAGTCCGCCGCCGCGGTGACGACCCTCTCCCTCGGGATCTTCCTCCTCGGGATGTCGTCGATCCTCACGGGGTTGAATTTCATCGTCACCATCCACAAATTGAGGGCCCCGGGGATGACGTGGTACCGGATGCCCCTCTTCCTCTGGGGGATGTACGCCACGAGCATCATCCAGGTGATCGCCACGCCGGTGGTCGGGGTCACGTTCCTGCTGCTGGCCGCCGAGCGCGTTTTCGGGGTGGGGTTCTTCGACCCGTCCAAGGGGGGCGACCCGGTCCTGTTCCAGCACTTCTTCTGGTTCTACTCGCACCCCGTGGTCTACGTCATGATCCTCCCGGCGATGGGGATCGTCTCCGAGGTGATCCCGGTCTTCTCCCGCAAGCCGATCTTCGGGTACAAGGCGATCGCCTGGTCGTCGATGGCGATCGCCCTGGGCGGGTTCCTCGTCTGGGGGCACCACATGTTCACCTCGGGGATGTCCCCGCTGGCGAACACGATCTTCTCGCTCATGACCTTCTTCGTCGCCGTCCCCACGGCGGTGAAGGTCTTCAACTGGACGGCCACGCTCTACCGGGGGTCGATCACCTTCGAGGCGCCGATGCTCTACGCCCTGACCTTCATCTTCCTGTTCATCGTCGGCGGGCTTACCGGGCCGTTCCTCGGGGCGCTGGCCACCAACGTGC includes:
- a CDS encoding MBL fold hydrolase, with the translated sequence MSVTLTFLGAAREVTGSCILVQTARNRFLVDCGMFQGGGESDRKNARRMPVPPASVDFVLSTHAHIDHSGLLPKLVRDGFRGPIHCTSATADLLGVMLPDSGHIQEREAEWQSRRRMRGGKREVPPLYTEADAMAVLPALRPVPYGESFAPGPGVSAAFLDAGHILGSAIVTVTVADGGKEKQLVFSGDLGHRGLPIVRDPVPVRRADALVIESTYGNRVHKGMEDTVEEFVRAVDDTLHRKKGNVVIPSFAVGRAQDILYLLTDLTRKGRLSGITLYIDSPLAAEATRITLRHPECYDDETREVFAWRDAHPDAMEVVLVRNMEESRALNSLRGGAILMAGSGMCTAGRIKHHLKHNLWRKECSVIIVGFQAQGTLGRKIVDGAKRVRVFGEEIAVAADVYTIGGLSAHADRDDLLAWAGRFQAPPGDVFVAHGEESVSVEFAGTLKEKLGWLAQVPSPGQPLVLR
- a CDS encoding cytochrome c oxidase subunit I, with the translated sequence MEGVERPEAEGNGRGYLAERGWRSWAFTLDHKRVGAMYLWTTIFFFLVGGVFALLLRLELLSPQARYFSNHTYNVFFTLHGSMMIFLFIIPAIPSGLGNFFIPLQLGARDVAFPRLNLASYWVFAAGFLVVIGSLVAPMDTGWTFYTPYSAKSAAAVTTLSLGIFLLGMSSILTGLNFIVTIHKLRAPGMTWYRMPLFLWGMYATSIIQVIATPVVGVTFLLLAAERVFGVGFFDPSKGGDPVLFQHFFWFYSHPVVYVMILPAMGIVSEVIPVFSRKPIFGYKAIAWSSMAIALGGFLVWGHHMFTSGMSPLANTIFSLMTFFVAVPTAVKVFNWTATLYRGSITFEAPMLYALTFIFLFIVGGLTGPFLGALATNVQLHDTYFVVAHFHYTMMGGTVMGFFAGLHYWFPKMTGKMLNEKVARVAWALIFVGFNVTFFTMFIVGVRGMPRRYAEYLPKFQVENVVSTIGAAVLALGILVMCWNLFQGLRKGAPAPANPWRALSLEWRAASPPETENFHEIPVVTEGPYGYGTKKA
- a CDS encoding cytochrome c oxidase subunit II, whose amino-acid sequence is MDNVLAFGAASAQAGRVDALFVMIAVIGGFFFFLTQGLLIYFAVKYRRRVPGRDNETPAITGSPTLEFLWILIPSLVVVVIFYYGWRVYTDQRIPVAGATEVHVNARQWMYEIKYPDGRTAINEIRVPAGKPVKFLLSASDVLHGFYLPDFRVKMDMIPGRVTTLWVQPDRPGSYQIFCTVYCGTGHSNMLARLIVMPQGEYAEWVEHAGREGGEGGEHEPLAVRGERILTGAGCLNCHAVDGKEKIGPNFRGLYGSKVPLEGGISVTADEEYLRESIVDPGAKVVKGYPNVMPTFKASIPPEDVKAVVEHLKTLK